In a genomic window of Brassica rapa cultivar Chiifu-401-42 chromosome A10, CAAS_Brap_v3.01, whole genome shotgun sequence:
- the LOC103846254 gene encoding homeobox-leucine zipper protein HDG10 translates to MASSRDSSSSDEDETSFNTSDGDKKNYNRHSNHQIQRLEAYFKECHHPDDSQRLKLGEELKLKPKQIKFWFQNKRTQAKTQSEKADNAALRTENMKIRRENEALQAALNTVTCPPCGGPRPGKGERTLYLQNLRTHNTYLREERDRLSSLVNKSEGHSRPSFNALAYHHGPSLYASASNNPHVTYGSSSNYRVEPSSLVKEPYSRERINIGQPPQPRNPIQLQRFQTLSQMEKVTMTEAMVTAMTEVITLIQTEESMWIQSSIDGRLVIDQKNYEKTFTNPSHFKSPSSRIESSKEVAVIPMDAKNLVNMLLDTEKWANLFSTIVSEAKTIHVLESMDPRRNFSKLMYEQLHILSPLLPPREFMILRCCQQLEEDVWVIADVSYHQVAFEFEFETPACVKRPSGCLIQALPNGHSKVTWMEHVEVNDKVRSHRIYRDLLCGGFGYGARRWTATLERMCERLSLYSISGLPTTDFPGVVDTMDGRKRVMDLGERMLKNFAWILKMPEKSGFSQQTATNSSGVRISVRVNEEVGQPAGLIVCAGLSLCLPLAPLQVYSFLKNLEVRHQWDVLCQASPVTEVARFVTGTDNKNCVNILKPSSATENGALMIIQDSFIDALGGMVVYAPVDLRTAHAAFLGNVDPSSIPILPSGFVISRDGRPPSAAELDGGLDNCKTLLTVAFQILVTGPAMFEEDQMNEWTTKVHTLLSSTIRRVKGMLNCDDAQ, encoded by the exons ATGGCTTCTAGTCGTGATAGCAGTTCAAGTGATGAAGATGAAACTTCGTTTAACACAAGCGATGGAGATAAGAAGAATTACAATCGCCACTCTAACCATCAAATTCAAAGGCTCGAAGC GTATTTCAAGGAGTGTCATCATCCGGACGACTCACAGCGACTTAAACTGGGAGAAGAACTGAAACTTAaaccaaaacaaatcaaattttggtttcaaaacaaaagaacACAAGCCAAA aCTCAAAGTGAAAAAGCAGACAATGCAGCACTTAGAACAGAGAATATGAAAATAAGACGTGAGAACGAAGCACTGCAAGCAGCATTGAACACTGTGACTTGCCCGCCATGTGGTGGCCCTCGTCCTGGGAAGGGAGAACGCACACTCTATCTCCAAAACCTCCGGACACATAACACATATCTCAGAGAAGAG CGTGATAGACTCTCAAGTCTGGTAAACAAGAGCGAAGGCCACTCGAGACCTAGCTTCAATGCTTTGGCCTATCACCATGGTCCATCACTGTATGCTTCAGCTTCCAACAATCCACATGTCACATATGGAAGCTCTTCCAACTATCGCGTGGAGCCATCAAGCTTGGTTAAAGAACCATACTCTCGTGAACGCATAAACATTGGCCAGCCACCTCAACCGCGAAACCCTATACAACTGCAACGTTTCCAGACGCTATCTCAAATGGAGAAAGTAACGATGACTGAAGCGATGGTAACTGCCATGACGGAGGTAATAACTCTAATTCAAACTGAAGAATCGATGTGGATCCAGTCATCAATCGATGGTAGACTCGTCATTGATCAAAAGAACTATGAGAAAACTTTTACCAATCCCAGTCATTTTAAGAGTCCAAGTTCTCGTATTGAGTCTTCCAAGGAAGTCGCGGTGATTCCAATGGATGCCAAAAACTTGGTTAACATGCTTTTAGATACG GAGAAATGGGCTAATCTTTTCTCAACAATTGTGAGTGAAGCTAAAACGATTCACGTGCTAGAATCCATGGATCCACGAAGAAACTTCTCGAAATTG ATGTATGAGCAACTGCACATACTGTCGCCATTGCTGCCGCCGAGAGAGTTTATGATCCTAAGATGTTGCCAACAATTGGAGGAAGATGTATGGGTGATTGCTGACGTTTCGTACCATCAAGTAGCctttgagtttgagtttgagaCTCCGGCTTGCGTCAAACGTCCTTCCGGTTGTCTCATCCAAGCCTTGCCCAATGGTCACTCTAAG GTGACGTGGATGGAGCACGTGGAGGTAAATGATAAAGTCCGGTCACATCGGATTTACAGAGACCTCTTATGCGGCGGCTTTGGCTACGGAGCTCGCCGTTGGACCGCTACTCTTGAGAGAATGTGTGAGAGGCTGTCTCTCTACTCCATCTCTGGCTTGCCTACCACCGACTTCCCCGGAG ttgtGGACACCATGGACGGAAGAAAGAGGGTCATGGATTTAGGAGAAAGAATGTTGAAGAATTTCGCATGGATATTAAAAATGCCTGAAAAATCCGGTTTTTCGCAACAGACTGCAACCAACAGTAGCGGAGTTAGGATATCGGTGCGGGTAAACGAAGAAGTAGGTCAACCTGCCGGTCTCATTGTCTGCGCTGGTTTATCTTTATGTCTCCCTCTGGCTCCTCTCCAGGTCTACAGCTTCCTCAAAAATCTTGAGGTTCGCCACCAG TGGGACGTTCTCTGCCAAGCGAGTCCGGTCACTGAGGTCGCTCGCTTTGTCACTGGAACAGACAATAAGAATTGTGTGAATATCCTCAAG CCTTCAAGTGCAACGGAGAATGGTGCCTTGATGATAATACAAGACAGCTTCATAGACGCATTAGGAGGTATGGTGGTCTACGCACCAGTGGACCTAAGGACAGCACACGCTGCCTTTTTAGGCAATGTCGATCCTTCAAGCATTCCAATCCTCCCATCCGGTTTCGTCATCTCCCGTGACGGCCGTCCTCCTTCTGCCGCTGAGCTAGACGGTGGCCTCGACAATTGTAAGACGCTCCTCACGGTGGCTTTCCAGATCCTCGTCACTGGTCCGGCTATGTTTGAAGAAGACCAAATGAATGAATGGACCACCAAAGTCCATACCTTGCTTAGCTCGACTATCCGAAGGGTTAAAGGCATGCTTAACTGCGATGATGCTCAGTGA
- the LOC103846255 gene encoding protein REVEILLE 1 — MASSPLTTNVQGAKTKIQLSDQEGNDYAPKVRKPYTITKERERWTDEEHNKFVEALKLHGRAWRKIEEHVGTKTAVQIRSHAQKFFSKVAKEASGGNGSSLEPILIPPPRPKRKPMHPYPRKLGNEGDQASRSVSPSERDNGSPTSVLSTVGSEALGSSDSHSPNRSLSPVSSASPPAAPLATTENAPEELETSATKLELFPRESLVKEPKKQSLRLFGNTVLVSDSGVSSSLTTYCKSPIIQPLPRKLSRSETFPMVINPQEKLLSCWIQQVPPKQEEVENRCSDSEKAVQNEGSSTGSNTGSVDDTGHTDKSSEPPETMVCRWEFKASERSAFSELRRKNSESNSRGFGPYKKRKMVIEAEQEEQEQIRLCL, encoded by the exons ATGGCGTCGTCTCCGTTGACTACGAATGTTCAG GGTGCCAAAACTAAGATACAATTGAGTGACCAAGAGGGAAATGACTATGCACCCAAG gtGAGGAAACCATACACGATAACAAAGGAAAGAGAGAGGTGGACTGATGAAGAGCATAATAAGTTTGTTGAAGCATTGAAGCTACATGGGAGAGCATGGAGGAAAATAGAAG AACATGTGGGTACAAAGACTGCTGTTCAGATTCGAAGCCATGCTCAGAAGTTTTTCTCCAAG GTTGCTAAAGAAGCATCTGGAGGTAATGGGAGCTCGCTGGAGCCAATTCTGATACCGCCTCCTCGTCCCAAGAGAAAACCTATGCATCCTTACCCACGCAAGTTGGGGAACGAGGGAGATCAAGCAAGCAGATCAGTTTCTCCTTCAGAACGAGACAATGGATCTCCAACCTCTGTGTTGTCAACCGTTGGATCAGAAGCCTTGGGTTCCTCTGATTCGCATTCACCTAACCGAAGCTTATCCCCAGTTTCCTCTGCATCACCTCCTGCTGCTCCTCTTGCAACTACTGAAAATGCACCTGAAGAGCTTGAGACTTCTGCTACGAAGCTGGAGTTGTTTCCAAGAGAGAGCTTGGTCAAGGAACCGAAGAAGCAAAGCCTTAGACTCTTTGGGAACACAGTTTTGGTATCTGATTCAGGCGTGTCCTCTTCTCTAACAACGTATTGTAAGTCACCTATCATTCAGCCATTACCAAGGAAACTCTCGAGGTCCGAAACATTCCCCATGGTAATAAACCCACAAGAGAAACTCTTGAGCTGTTGGATACAACAAGTCCCTCCTAAGCAAGAAGAAGTGGAAAACAGATGCTCAGATTCAGAAAAGGCTGTGCAGAATGAAGGATCATCGACAGGATCAAACACTGGTTCGGTGGATGATACAGGGCACACGGACAAGAGCTCAGAACCACCGGAAACAATGGTATGTCGCTGGGAGTTTAAAGCTAGCGAGAGGTCTGCGTTCTCTGAGCTAAGAAGAAAGAACTCTGAGTCTAATTCAAGAGGGTTTGGTCCATACAAGAAGAGAAAGATGGTTATAGAGGCagaacaagaagaacaagaacagATACGCCTCTGCTTATAG